GAAATCATGAAATGGAATGGATCCCAGTACCCTGTCTGAGCAATGTCCAGATTAGGATAGTGGTAGGTGTTTTCCCTCTACAACATATTATTGAAAGTCCCACGATCATTATAGTTCACTAGACATTCCTTCAATATTTCTGAGCTGGTtcattaatttaatgaaaaagcattctcttttctttctttctttctttaagggATGGCTCATTCAGCTGTCATTCAAACATGAagaatgctttgaaaatgtaaatattccTGCAGTGTCCTTCCCATTTGAGGTGCGCTTCATGTAAGGCATGTAAAGCCTTAATGTAACTCTTGACCTGATGGATCAAGAGGTGCTACCATTTTCAGAAGTAATAAGCTGCATAATTCAATTTGAATGTGCAGAGCATTTCTGATATTGAAATCAAGATTTTTACCTACATGTGGCATGTTCATTTTACATGCATTATTCTTTTCCCACTTCTCTTACTTCACTCACAATTAACAGGTCCATTTTGTGGACCTGTTTGAAAATCCATCTGTGgattttcaaaatgtcattttctttctgtttgaaactACATCCATCTCGAAACTGGAAGTGGATGAGCCTGCTGCTAGATAACTGTCTGCCTTCATAAGCCTACGTGATTATTCACACTGGTCatgacaaacacaaaaaggaattCTTTGTATCATTGTTTAACTGTCAATGAAAAGTGAGGACAGGGCAAAGGGGTGTGAGATACTCCAGGATTATTGCTCATGATTTATTAATGTGTTCAGAATCAAAAAGCCTGAATTTTATGTTGCTGTATTGATACTGTAGATGATGGAATATTTCTTAGTTGAAGGACATGATCTTTAGCAGGAAAAACGCTTGACCCTTCTAAAAAAGTGAATTAACAAGAAAGACTCTGTAAACTAGGTCACGAGGTCCATTAAGATTCCAGAAAATTTCAGCTTGCAACAGACTGGTCACCCCAGTAGTGGCTCTTGTCATCAGCTTTCTGTTGTtcaagtttttttttcttcttctttttcacttacagctgctgctgctttagaaaaatCAGCTGTCATTTTCCTGATTCATGAAGGCCTGAAGGAAAAGACCAGAACCATCCATAGTCTTTTCATTTGTGATGCAGACTACTAACAACAACTTCATTAACTTTCTTCAGGCCATGTTTTAGTTAAAAGTcttttgtacattttaaaagatgtgaatGGAAAGATGCTTCATCTTGGGCTTCTgtcaatagaaaaaaaaaaagaaattaggaaTTTTACATACTTCAAGATGTGGGAGataatttctgtaaatattattGTGTCTCAAGCAAAACTTCATTCTATCTCATCACGACCTGTGCCCAAAAGATGGAAATTGTATTTAAGTGATTGCATTTCTTCTGACAAAAACAATGTTTAGCAGGTAATATATCACAAGTATATGTTTTATGCCTAACTTAAATACAGACAATCTTTAATATAGTGCAAACCATAAATcataaacagaaggaaaggttaataaaaagaaaagcaagtttctttttcctgcaaatGAAAAGTTCTCCAGCTAGTTTCCTCTAGATTACCAAGATGCAATGTCAGATATGGGTATTCCCAGTCATGTTTTGTCTACTAAAAGTCTCAGAAAGATAACAGGAGTTTGTATAATAAGGCCTGAGAAAGGATCAAAATTTAGCCAAATACTTGtaaatgacatttcagaaaagcactATGATTCAGTGGAGGAATACAGTAATTTCAACATGGATGAGCAAGGACCAGACAGCTTTCCATCCCACCTCGTATGTACAGAAAGCACAACAGCATGTAATaattgaaaaagcagaaggatgaAGACCATAATTTCCCTGAAGTGAAGCAAAACCATTGGCTGTTTTCTTCAACAGAGGAATACTTAATGAACTGCATTTGGAGCCCTGGCAGCACAGAAACACCTTCTGTTCCTCTGACTGAAAATTTCAAAGAGAGTCATTTTTACTTTGTGACAGTTACTAGCATCGGGATATTAATCCTTCTCCCTAAGTCCTCCTTTggttaggaaaagaaaggaattccAGGGACTGAGCAGTAAGAGAAGACAAGTTTAACTACTTCTGCAAAGGCACAAGCCAAAAATACATCCTGCAGTTTTTAATCTGTGCACCTTCTGCAGTGTTCCTCTATCACCTCCTGTCCCTTCTCTCTCACATTCAACCCAGCTCCCTTGTTTGGTTTCTCTCTCACTTGCCTTGTTCTCCCCCCTCATCAAGATATAAACTAAACATATACTCTATGAACATATGAGCTACATTATCTTACAGCTTGCAACATAATTGTTTCCCTCTCACAAGTTTCAGTCACTGAAATACACTACGTTCTGGCATTGTGTAGGATTCACAGTCATGGACAGATTTCCTGTTGTTTTGATGCTGTGTGCAAACATAAGAAAATTGAGGTTGTTTTCCAAGGAGCTAACAACATCAGCAGCACAAGACATGAAGTATTTACAAACAACAGATGGGAAACAGCTAGAAGGTGGTGGTCAACATGGAAATCAGCACTCACTGCTTAAGAGCTGCTTATCTGATCAAGATTTCTGTAGGAGAGAAGAGCTTTAAGATACAAAACCCAAGTTTTCTGATGCAAGTATAATTAAGAAAACAGATGTAGAGACAGTGAGGCAGCTTTAAAGAAGGGAGTTATTCAAGGAGGCTTGAGGAAAAGttgagaatttatttttctgagtcTCAATTTATAAATCTTATAAATGTGTGAGATTTTGTCACATTTGAATTGAATATTCCACAGTTTATAGCACATTCTCTGAATATATGCAAGATTTAAAAGCCCTTCTTTCTCTAGCCCCCTTACAAAATACAGAGGTGAAATAAACCTACTGCACATTGCCCTTCTTGCAATTAAAGGATAAGagatcataaaatcacagcatggtttgggttggaagagacctgaaagctcacccagttccaacaCCTTGGCATGGGCAGCAacaccctccactagagcaggttgctccaagcccctgtgtccaacctggtcttgaacactgccagggatggggcagccacagccgCACAGaatgccagtgcctcaccaccctcgcagggaagaacttctgcctaagatctcatctcaatctcccctctaaAGGCCGACACAAACACACCCCCTGCCCTGCTACTCGGTGGCATCAACTGTAGCTTAAAATTTTCAACAAAATTTAGAGTATGTTCCCATGGTTTTGAGAAGAAACCAGTTAAGGAAAAGGCCTTATAACAGTCTGCTATGGAGATCATTAATTTAGTCAACATTAGTCTGACAACAGCAAAGAGCAGGtgtcttttttgtgtttctgttgcatttttgAAGTCAGCCTTCTGAAAGAAGTGAAGGGAGTAGCCCCATTCTCTCAGTATAAAGAAGTGGCTTGAAAAACCCcctgtgtttttttcaaaacagactGCATCTGCTATGTGCCTTTTAGCTCCTTCAGAGGTACGAGTCAGGGTACATCCCTGGATACTCTGACTTGCAGATGCTTTTGAGCCAGAGAAAACAGTCAAAAGGTGTGGCAGAGGGCACGGCAGGCAGGAGACTCTTCATGTCAGAACCCACCTTGGATGTGACTCCTTATACAATACCCAATTTAAATGACCCGCAGGCTGTGAAGGTTTTGTTGATGCTCACTGTGCTGCTCATGCTAATATCTAGCACAGAAGTGTCTCACTGCAGAGGAGAGACAAGAATTATTTGCAGCCCAGTGCTCAAGCAAATGTGCCAAAAATGAGATACCTAAACTAAAATACAGGTCTCTCAAATACCCACATAAAAGGTACCCAGATATGTTCAGGGACAGTGAATGATTTTAGTCAATCTCTGTATATTTATGTGCACCTAGGGAATTAAGTCTGAAAGATAATGTCTTATTAATACAAGGCACTGAAATATCTTTTGGAGTGGCACAACAATCTTCCTTCAGCATAGGCAGGGAACTATCTACATTAAAGTAACAGTTGGTTTGTCTTTAAAGATAACTGAGCCTAAAAGAAGCTTAAAGTATTCTAGGTTCCACCTGCGGCTTTCAGAGTCTGCTCGAGTTGCCCAAGAGATACAGATCCTTCTCAATTTCTCTCCTTTAGATAAGTTAACtgattatttctgttaaaaccCCACTAGTCTTagcttttctgttctcagaaatACTTGTCAATAAAGCACAAATAGGAACAGGGGTTCAGGATTAGGTAGTGAAGGAAACAAAGTCTATCATCTCGGCACAAAGAGATATtgagaggaggaaataaaaactcAAAAAAGTTAATGTTCTTGAAGCAAACAATTGAGACCATTTTTCAGCAATAATCTCTCTTCTGCCAGAGAAAAGATGAGCAAAAGGtgtggaggggtttttttgtgtgtatgcaGACCCAATGCCAAGACAATATGCTGGAGCAAGGAGGATAATTCCTGCTGTGGTACTTTCTTGAGAGCTAGATGTAAAGATAAAGACATACTTTGTAACACTTCAGGGCATGGACTAACCTATTTTAAGACTGAAAACATGTCAAATATTAAGTCTTACTGAAGAATTTGATAGTGAACAGTATTTGAATgccaggaaaagagaagaaaatagagaaaaagagcTAAATTACATGACAGATATATTATAGGAAAAGCTAATTGCCCAGTAATTAAGACAAACgtgaggaaaaaagacaaactgattgttatgttaaaaaagaaagaagaaagaaaaaaagctggaattAGCATTAAGCTATAATATTGTGatcatatttataaatatactCAGATTAATTTTAGATCTACCCTCAGCGTAAATTCCTTTTGTATGCAGGAGAACGTAAAAATCCTAGATCATTATCTCTACTATCCAAAAAGAACTTTTTCAGAGAACACATGTATTTGCATGGAGAACACCTGTATTCGCTGGATATCATGTCACAGCTATTTCAATAATAGGTAACAAGTTACTGTTTGATTGCTACAGATTCAAATggcacacagaagaaaattatttccagtaCATTACATCATGGCAAGATACTTGCTATCTAATGTtgtcataaaaatgaaataaaataaaaaggatacAAAGATATTTGATTCAGAAGATCAAGTTCAGATCTGACAAGGTATCAATGAACAGGTCAGTGCTTGAAAACTAGGACCGCTATGTGCTGAAATTTGCTATATGTGATACCCTTGAAACCAACAATCTGCCTCTATAACCACGAGTGCCAACATGTAGTTCCTTAAGCGGAGACACTTAAAACCCCTTTGATTTCTGTCACTTTTTATCCCAGGGATCATGCAGCTTTGAGttcttcaaaagcagcaaagagcagtGCACTTAGAGAAGCTAAATGCTCATTCTGCCCTGCAGTCTCCACAATGTAAATACTGCACATTGTCTACAGAGCTGGTTTCTCCTGTACACCTACCTTCTGGTTGACCACACTGCCACTGCAGATCTAGGTCCTGCATTAACACCTTTCAGCAATGATCCTACTCATTTCCTGATGACTTTTTATATCGACAAGGACTACTACACCTACATGGGGTGACGTGACAATTAGATGGTTCACATAGCACATGGTAGACTGAGGCTGTGGCATGCTGCTTCAAGAACCCCAACTCTTCTAAGACGTTTGCCCATGTGTATTTATGTGTCTCCAAGTGTGTGTTCTCCTCTGAACTTTCAACTTCAATCAGGCGCGCTCAGTAAAAGCTAAAGTGAATGCAACTGTATCTGACTAGTTATTCCTTTGAGTAACTATGTATTGCAGAACTCAACATGAAAATCGTAATGAAAGCTGAAGATTAAATGTCCAACAGAGACCAGGATCACTGATGAAGGTGAAGcactctttgtatttttataatactctttgtatttttctgtagtttttgttctaataattcttattttcaaattacatgCTTAATATTTGGGTTCTATATTGGGACAGACAGTTCCACAGCTGGCACAGAACTAATAAACACATCCACCCATGTTTCACTTCAGCAGAATGGTCTTTTTGTCTGTCTTGCTGACTCAAGTGCCCAATATTTCTGATGCTTTGGTGATGTCTCTTTACTATGTGTAGCTGAAAGGTGGCAGTGGGAGATCCCATGGCAGTTGCAAGCGTTCATTAGGAGCCGTCAGTTGACCTCCCTTGGCTGGTGAGAGCTACATTCATTTACAGAGGAGCTTATCTTGCTTTTTAGTAAACAGTAGTaacaaattcagttttcttccttttctttgagaTGGTTAACAGTGATAAAAGAATAAGGgtagttttaaaaattgattAATAAcctaaaggaaagaaagaaatgtccAAACAATGGACAAAGCCTTCTTTCAGgaccatgagaaaaaaaacaggctCATACAGCTCTTCCAGATTTTTTCATAGCGTTCTGGCAGACCTGTCAGCAACAGCCCAGCAATCCATGTCTTCTGTCTTAGATAAAGTAATCTGGACTAGGCAGGTAATctgatttgtttcttaaattGACACACTTTAAACAGAAACATGCACAGACAGCTGCACGAGTCCTTTGGTTTGAATTGGCAAGAGATGTATTTGCAGCTTAGGGAAGAAGTTATACAATTTCTCATAATCTTATTTACTACTTGTGGTTCTTATATATATACTATAGCTCATGCTCATTTTAGTCAACTGTCTGGAGAAACTTAGCTGACTTCCAGTTAATGATGTAATGCACTGTGATAAAGCAGTGGGTAATTCACTACGTTCTATTTGGGAACCTTGCTTGTTTCCATGCATTTTCACAATAGACTATCCAGTTACAACAAAGAAGAACCAGCAATCCAAGACATGGAGTACAGAAATGAAGGCAAGAAACCAAAGGTCTGTAAGTAAAGGTTTCCTAACATCAGATAGCTGCATTCAATAGCATGGGAAAGACAATACCTAGAAAAGTAATTTGATGCAATCTGAAAGCCTATGGAAGACACAAACTAAATGCCTAGTTTGCCTTACAGCAGTAAGTTACACATCATCATAAAGAGGAGGTCAGCCTAGTATGATCTGTTTACACATGCGAATAGGTCACGTTTCAGTCCTAAATGATATCATGAggttaaaataattcaaagtatTTCTGCATACTATTGACTGTGACTACTTACATTTTTTATACGGCTGCACATGATGAAtccaaacacatttaaattcatatttaaataagCTCTCACctaagaaatgtttttccctACTTCAAACTCTCCCTTAGACTCTGCTATTGTGCTTTGATAGGGGGAATTAAGGTCGCAATTCAGCTCCTTTCCTCATTTATTCATTGTAAAAATGAATACAGATCCTGACTATATTTTTTGTCAGGCTgggaagagagaataaaaagacTGGCAGCTACTGTCTCTACTTGAGGCCTAATAGATACCTGTACTACTCACATCATTCCCTTACAGGCTGAGACAGGGAAATTGTTTTGGCAAGTTCCCTCCAAACCTaaaacaggcaagaaaagaTAATAGCATGGAAGGACTCatccccctcccctccttgtTGGCTCTGAGTTTACATAGAAGCTGGGGAAGCAGATGGATGCCACAAGAAGTGTGTGGAACAACGGCACGTCAGTGGAATCACACCGTCTCAAAACAGCAAAGTCCCTTCAACAACACCTACTCCACAGCGATCCTTCACCACCAGGGCTTACCGGACGCCAGGCTCAGcaatgctggagcaggagggtgGCAGCATGTTCCACTCAAAcgaaacagcagcagaaggtgcTGCAGCGTAGCAAAAACCTTTGTGCTTGCTAAGATTAGCAGTGCAAGtgatgaaacagaagaaaagtgcAAGGCTTTCCAGAGAGGGACAAACCCTTGCATTTGGTGCGGAGAAGAAAGCCGTAAGCAAAGTTTTTGTAGTTTAAGAGGAGAACCGAAGTTCTTGCAGTCGGTCCTGATGGAACACTTACACATCAATTACCTTCCCCCTGCTGCATAGCATCTAAAGCAGCACAAGAGATGATGGACGAGAATAAATCCCCATGAGCTCGCCCCAGCTCTTTGTTCGCCAGCCCCTCCTGTCACGGCCTCCAGCGCCGGCCCCCGGCGGAGCCCCCACTGCCCGGCGCGGCCTTTCCGCACCCGCCCTCGGCCTCCTCCGCGTTACCACCCGCACATCATGGGCACACCGCCGACCCGCACCTCGCCCCACCGCGCTCACGGGATGCACCATACCCCCATCCCTCCCCGGGACCGCTTTCCAGGGCCCCACAGCGCCCGTCCACCGGGGGTGCCCTCACCTCAGCTCATCTCTTCACCTGTCGCCGGCCACCCTGGGCATCCCTCCAGAGCCTTCCCCCGCCCCACACCACAGCCACCGCCCTCTCCCCTCCGGCCCCTCGGGCGCCCCCCGCCAGCCCCACTCCCCTCCCCTCGCACCCGCGGCCCCGCTCCCTCCCTTCACACCCCGGCGCCTTCCCTCTGCCAGTAACGCTGTCTCCATACTCACAGCAACTGCGCACTGAAGCGGCCCGCAGCCGGCCTATGGACCCGCCGAGCCGGGGCCGGCAGCGGCAACAAGGCCTCCCCTCGCCCGCCGCCCCCTCGGCGGGCAgctccccgctcccggcccaGCGGTTGTCGGTGGCGCAGGCgcgctgcctcctcctcccctaGTGGCTGCCGCGGGGAGGCTGGCGgccgcggcggcagcgcccgGGTCCCCTCAGAGCGGCTCgggccggcggcgggaggcgggcAGCGAGGGCGGGTAGGCGGGAGCCGGGGCTGGGCGCTGTGCGAGGGAGCCGCGCCGCGCACCCAGCCCATCAGTGACCGGcgctgctggggaggaggaggcggaggaggcggcggcggcggcggcggcggcgagaGCTTCTCCCACCCCCACCCACCGAGCTGAGGTGAGGCCAGGGCAAAgcatcctcttttcttcccctcatcccttcctccctttcatcctccccaccacctcccCGAGCGCCTTCCTTTCATCCTTCTTTCCTTATCCTCCTTCCCCCTTATCTCGCCTTCCCCTCATCCCTCCTTGCGCTTCCTGGTCCTCCgttcctttcttctctccttagCCACCTTTCTCCACTCCGCCCCATCCCCCAGACTCCTTATCCCCGTGCCCATATTTCGCACCCACCAGCAATAATAATCATGCtgccttttctcccccccccccccatccttttcctttttttaaatgcaattttcatTCTCGCTCAGTCAAAGAGACAGAGTCGGTCACAGAGATAATCCCTCTCCTTTAAAGAATGGATTTGAATTAATAGTCATTTTGTGGTGTGTGTATTATGGGAAGAGGGAGATTATATgtagggaagaaaagaaagggtcAGAGGTGTGGTGTTTCACTTATTCACCTATTTACCCAGCATCACTTCGAGGTGAAACCTAGCTCTGTGTTATTTTAAGTccttgttttattgttttaaatgatTCTCCTTTCTTCAGGCATCAGAggtttcttcctcccttttctccaTCCACTGTGTGTCTCTGTAATTtacagtggctgctgctgctctgattgCCTGATGGCAGGGAAGGGGCGCGGGGCTCTGTGGTGGGGAGGGGGTGCCGGAGAAAGCAgcttcctccatcccttccctctaggCCTCTTACAGGGGATGGGACCTTTTAACCACCTTCTTCATATCCCATGCAAAATGTGCCAGCTCCCATGCAAGGATTTGCTCCGGTGGCAAAGAGTGAAAGTTTAAAACGTGGCTTTATCTTTTCCCTGGGGATGCTGAAAAGCTGCATGGACGTGGGCTGAGA
The window above is part of the Strigops habroptila isolate Jane chromosome 7, bStrHab1.2.pri, whole genome shotgun sequence genome. Proteins encoded here:
- the LOC115610357 gene encoding atherin-like — its product is MGWVRGAAPSHSAQPRLPPTRPRCPPPAAGPSRSEGTRALPPRPPASPRQPLGEEEAARLRHRQPLGRERGAARRGGGGRGEALLPLPAPARRVHRPAAGRFSAQLLSPR